The Anopheles gambiae chromosome 2, idAnoGambNW_F1_1, whole genome shotgun sequence genomic sequence tgtaGGTTGAGTATGGGCCATACATGTGTTCTCTTTACAAAGGGAAATTAGTTCAAATTGTCATGTAGTTTTTGAACTGTCCATCTTTTCTCAATAAAAACGACATTCAAGGTTATGATATTGCATTTTTCTGATGAACACTTCTTGAAATGTACGCATATGCAAGAACCCTGTatgaaatgcatttttccTGGCATTCAATTGTGCAGAAACTTGTTGCATGGATTTAAAATAATCCGTTACAACCACGTGGTCATGGTTGTTGTCGAATTTAGGTAGATGAGTTGCAGATTTATGCTGTGTGAATAAATTCCCTTTCTTTATTGAGCTCCAACATACAGAAATAGTGATGGAAAAAATTGTAGATGTAAAACATTATCAAACCAAACTAGATTTATCAGTTGTTCACTTTTCATTAGCACCATTGCACAGCGCCAAAGCTATAGAACACCCTTGCCAGTTACAACTCTTTTGGCCGAACGGCAAATCTGTCTGCGAGCGAAGTTCTTTAACGTTCATCGttgcaaaacatttatttgtttttgtatatcatttttattattttagcatattgttttataataaTCTTCCCCTCAAaagtgaatatttttttttaaattagtttCACAAGTTGTCATTAGTGGTGGACCAACGATGCACTCAAAGCTGTCAAACAGACAGAAGGACAGCTGACACAGGGCGTGTACACACAATCATCAACAACTTGCAATGCGatttaatttctatttttCAGTAAAAACGTTCAAATTAAATGCAGTTTTCTCTTTCATAATAATTCTAAGCCACAAAACTGTAATTTAAAGCTAATTTCATCAGGTAGTACAACAATTAACACGTCATATTTACCCGCTCAATGAAGCATTGCAATTCACGCGTCCTGTCTGTCGTCATCCATTCGTTGTTTATTGTTGGCGCAACCTAAAAGCAGCATGATTCTTTATTAGGCGTTTTATCGCACGAAATTAAATCCGTTTCATTGTAAATTAGTGTGCACGGTAGCAAAGCTACTCCCCGTCCAGTGCGTGgaaccaaccgaaaccgaaaaagACCACCGGACACATTACATAACATGGGAGGCGGAACGTCCAGGGTAAGCGGAACCTTTTCCCCTCCCGGTTTTGTGGTGATGATCCGCGGCCGGGAGAAATGTGCCCACTGACACCTTTTTGCATGGCTAATGGCTAATGTCTGTCCCGTCTTTCTCCTTCAACAGGCAGAACCGTCCCAGGAAGGTCGCCGGGAGCCGGATTTTACCCGCTTCAAGGCACGGGTGGACCGGGTGTACATAGCAGGGCTGCAGCGGACGCACGACGACTACGTACAGCGGGCGGCACGTCACCTGTTCAAGGCGCAAAACTTTCAGGACGTTATCGTGGAGACGGCAAAGTACTAGTGGCCGCCGAGCCTGtctcattgtgtgtgtgcattgtatATTGACATTTCGTTTTGTCCGTTTCGGATTTTAGCGTCAAGGATGATCTGCTCCGATTGGGCATCTACAAGAACCTGCGCATCTCGATCGATACGAGCAAGGGCGAGGGAGCGTCCAAGAACGGGTACACGGTCACGTTCACGGGCGAGGAGCTGTCCCGCATCACTGGCAACGTTGGTGTGGAGGTTGGCCAAAACGATGGAGCTGCTACCACCGGTAGGACAGATGATTGGTGTACCGTTTCAGCATCGTTTTAAtcgtgtttgttgttgctctttcGCTCCCTTCCCTCAGAATTGGTCACGCCGAACCTGTTTGGACGTGGCGAACGGCTCAGCTTAAACCTAAGCCGCAGCTACGTGCGCAACAGTGTGGTGAATATTAAGCTCACCAAACCCTTCTACCATACGGCCGTGGGCGATTATGAGCCAGAGTAAGTATGATGGACAATGGTTTCCGAGATTAGCTGGTAACCTGATGCTTCCCTTTTCCGATGTTCCAGAACCTCCATCACCGTGTTCCGGAATGCATCGCCCCATCCCTGGTCCAAGTATCGGCTCGAGGACAACGGTGCGTTGCTCGACTTTTCCTTCGCCATCCCGTCGCTCGGCTTCAGCAACAGCCTCCAGTACGAGCTGGGCATGAAGGAGCTGTTTGCGCTCGACAAGCAGACGCCGTTCTTCGTGCGCGAACACTGCGGACCCCGGCTAGTGTCTACCTTCCGCTACATTGGCCAGTACGAGGGTCGGGACGATAGCGTGTTTCCGTCGAGCGGCGTGTACGCAAAGGGCACGACCGAGCTGATCGGCAGCCGCCTGTCCCAGCTCGGCATCGTACGGCAGGAGCTGCATGCCGAGCTGAACGTGCCACTGTTTCTCGGCGCCTCGGTGCAGCTGTGCGGTCGGATCGGTGCGATACTGCAGGACAAGCGCAAGGAATCGCTACCGATCAATCAGCTGTTTTTCCCCGGCGGTCCGCAAACGTTGCGCGGCTTCGAGCTGGCCGGTGCTTGCCCGCGGCGCGACGGCATTGCGGCCGGCTGTCGATCATACTGGACGACGGGGCTGCATCTGTGGAGCCCGCTGCCCTTCAACCAGTACTTTGGCGGGTTCGGCAATCTGTTCCGGACGCATGCGTTCTACAATATCGGCACGTGCGATACTTACACCACGGGTAGGTGTGGTTCGCGGCTGCTGGGACGACGACCGGATTAATTGCAAGTGCACACATTTTCATTGaactttttcattgttttcttaCAGACAAACTGCGCAGCACGGCAGGAATCGGCATCGCGTTCCGCATGGGCCAGAAGGCGCGCATCGAGTTCAACTACTGCCAGCCGCTCTCGTACGAGGCGGGCGATCGGGTAGTGAAAGGGTTCCAGTTTGGCATCGGTTACGAGTTTGTCTAGAAAGTGTTCAAACGTTTTCTCTCGAACCACTCGTACCTCTCGTGCTACTACTCCGTCTTTTGGTTTCGAAACCACCCAGATCCACACTAGCTTTCCGTGAACATCCGTTCCGTTCTGTTTGCACGTTCCTTTTCCAGCCAAACTCCTCCCGCCCTCCTGCTTCTTGTTCTTGTGCAtttgcttttctgtttttacGTATTTTAACGCATTTTCACCCGTGTTTGCGTACTCGGACACTAGCTGCTAGCAAACGAAACGTACCACAACCTCACGAGTCAGTATGTTTAAGTTATGACGCGACGAGCAGTGCATagataatataaaaaaaaggaaatataatgaatca encodes the following:
- the LOC11175826 gene encoding SAM50-like protein CG7639; this encodes MGGGTSRAEPSQEGRREPDFTRFKARVDRVYIAGLQRTHDDYVQRAARHLFKAQNFQDVIVETANVKDDLLRLGIYKNLRISIDTSKGEGASKNGYTVTFTGEELSRITGNVGVEVGQNDGAATTELVTPNLFGRGERLSLNLSRSYVRNSVVNIKLTKPFYHTAVGDYEPETSITVFRNASPHPWSKYRLEDNGALLDFSFAIPSLGFSNSLQYELGMKELFALDKQTPFFVREHCGPRLVSTFRYIGQYEGRDDSVFPSSGVYAKGTTELIGSRLSQLGIVRQELHAELNVPLFLGASVQLCGRIGAILQDKRKESLPINQLFFPGGPQTLRGFELAGACPRRDGIAAGCRSYWTTGLHLWSPLPFNQYFGGFGNLFRTHAFYNIGTCDTYTTDKLRSTAGIGIAFRMGQKARIEFNYCQPLSYEAGDRVVKGFQFGIGYEFV